GCACTGCCCCACCAAATGCTGTAGCTGGCATCGCGCACTGTCCGGGCCGACTGAATGCGTTGTGCCTCAGCGAACCAGTCGATGGTGGTGCCCATGCCAAATCCGCCTAGTAGCGCAATAAAAAGCATGGTCAGAAACCAGGCTACAGGAAAATCGCCCGTAAACCATCCCGTGAAAGCAAAAGGATTGAGGCGGTGCGCTTCGCCCATAGCCGTTAGCTTTTGCACAATGGCCAAAGGACCACCAGCTTCGGCAATCCCCCAAAGCGAAACCAGTACAATGATGAAAAAGGCAATAATCCCCTGCTGAAAGTCAGCGACCACAACGCCCCAGTAGCCTGCAGCCAATACGTAAAGCGCGCAGGCGCCCGAAAAGACCACAAGCCCCACCCACGGCTCCCAGCCAAACAAAAACTGGCAGACCTTTCCCATTGCAATGCCTACCCAGCCCAGAATGAACATGTTCATAAAAACCTGCCAGCCAGCCATCCAACCACGGATGAGTTCAGCCCCCAAACCCCCAAAGCGCAGCACATTCCATTCGGCTTGCGTGTAAGCCAGCGAGCGGCGAAAAATGCGTGTGGAAACAAAGGCGCTAATGGCGCACCAGGCCGAAAAGAACGTGTACCAGATGCCGGAAAGCCCATAACGATAAATTACGCCAGTCACCCACATGGGCGTGTCCGTCGCTGTGTGCGTAGCATAGACCGAGGCCGCCGGTAGCCACCAGGGTAAACCACGGCCCGCCAGAAAAAAATCTGACTGCGAGCGTTTGCCTAGGCGATAAAAGAAAAACCCGCTGCCGATCATGATCAGCAAGTAAAGCGCAACCCAAAGCCAGTCTAGCCAACCAAAGACAACCATAGTATGGGTTTTTTAGCGAAACGTGAAGATGTCGCAAATGCTAAAAAGTATGGATTAAAATGTCAATGCACAAAACATGGCAGAAAGCTTAAAAAAGATCAGCATGGTGCGAACTTTTAGAAAATCTGACCGTTTAGCCGCTAAACCATAGCAACTATAGGCCAATTCAGGAGCGTCTACCGTGGCACACGCAAAAGCAGGCGACCACGTCAAGGTCCACTACACCGGTCGTCTTAGCGACGGCACCGTTTTCGACTCTTCCCGCGATCGCGAACCGCTCGAGTTCACGCTAGGCATCGGCGAAGTGATTCCGGGATTTGAGCAAGCGGTTTTGGGCATGGAGCCCGGTGAAACCAAAACCGTCACCATTCCAGCTGAGGAAGCCTACGGCCCTCGCCGTGAAGATATGATCATCGAGGTTAGCCGCGACCAGGTGGCTCCTGGTCTGCAGCTTGCCATAGGCCAGCAGCTTCAACTGCGGCTGCAAGATGGCCGCGTGATTCCAGTGGTTGTGGCTGACCTAAGCGAGGAGACGGTAACGATCGACGCTAATCACCCACTGGCCGGTGAAGACCTGACCTTTGAAATCGAGCTGGTGGCCATAGCCTAAGGCAACAGCTGCAACATGCGGGCGTCATTGGGTTAAACCGAGAAACGCCGGTCACCAACAAGGCCGGCGTTTTTTTGCGTTGCAAAAACCATCCAAACTTCACAAAACCGGCGTATCCCTGCTTTGCATTAAGCGTTAACTTAGATTGAATCTAAGTTATGTTGTCCATAGGGCGATGCACATACTGGAAGCATTTCGGAAGGCGGCACCGGAAGGATTTACGTTTCATTTGCTTCCTGGAAAGGGGCGCTACAAATACTATCTAGAAGGGAAGGGTTCTCGCTTAGGTGTGTTGTTTGAAGACACGCTAAATGTTTACTATGAGTGGTTGACCGAAGAAGGCGAGCCCGTACCCTACGGACCCGAGCTGCGCTATAAATGGTTTGCCAAACATGAGCTAGCGCAATTGATTTTGCAGGGGGTGTGGGAGGTTACGGAAGCACCTTCCGAGGTGGTCTCCGCTTAACGGCCTACCAGTTCAGCAGCTTCTTGCAGGCGTACGCCCACCAGTGTGGAAACCCCAGGTTCTTGCATGGTTACGCCGTAGAGGCGATCGGCCAGTTCCATGGTGCGCAGGTTATGCGTCACCAAGATAAACTGCGTGTGGTCTGCAAAGCTGCGCAGCAGACGCATAAAGCGCTCGATGTTGGCCTCGTCCAGTGG
This sequence is a window from Rhodothermus bifroesti. Protein-coding genes within it:
- a CDS encoding FKBP-type peptidyl-prolyl cis-trans isomerase, with translation MAHAKAGDHVKVHYTGRLSDGTVFDSSRDREPLEFTLGIGEVIPGFEQAVLGMEPGETKTVTIPAEEAYGPRREDMIIEVSRDQVAPGLQLAIGQQLQLRLQDGRVIPVVVADLSEETVTIDANHPLAGEDLTFEIELVAIA
- a CDS encoding sodium:solute symporter family protein: MVVFGWLDWLWVALYLLIMIGSGFFFYRLGKRSQSDFFLAGRGLPWWLPAASVYATHTATDTPMWVTGVIYRYGLSGIWYTFFSAWCAISAFVSTRIFRRSLAYTQAEWNVLRFGGLGAELIRGWMAGWQVFMNMFILGWVGIAMGKVCQFLFGWEPWVGLVVFSGACALYVLAAGYWGVVVADFQQGIIAFFIIVLVSLWGIAEAGGPLAIVQKLTAMGEAHRLNPFAFTGWFTGDFPVAWFLTMLFIALLGGFGMGTTIDWFAEAQRIQSARTVRDASYSIWWGSALVLMRNALWAVAILAFYVMFPGIENTAEYELGWFRLGFDFLPAGLVGFFFAGIVAIHLSTISTHLNLGALYATRDLYQHYVKPHASERELVWVGRIATLILLIGSLIYGLMMEEITSWLIFALWIMAAGVWLPNILQVVWWRFNAWGYLSAWIANLGFSWLVVWVLPAFDILPPLADYEQFWLLMVLGALVYLPVTLLTPPENMDHLVKYYVMARPLGWWGPVRREAERRGLLTPKTQPAT